TGATGTCTATACCCACAGCCTGAACTTCCAGCGCCATCAAGAGCCCGCACTGGTACGCCAGCTGTATTGCCCGGGCATTGTCTTCCCCGGCAAGTGACCAGAGACTGCCCATAGCGGGAATAGCAGTGAAATGTTCACGAAAGCGCTGCACCCGTCCGCCCTCATGGTCCACCGCCAGCAGGATATCACTGCCGGCAGCTTCCCTGATCTCCCGGGTCAGCGCCGTCATTTGCTGCGGCGAATGGTAATTTCGTGAAAAAAGAATACAACCCCCCACCAAGGGATGTTCAAGCAGCTCTTTATCTTCTGCCGATAATGATGTGCCCTGCACATCAAGCATTATTGGACCCATAGCAACACACTTAAAATTAAAGATGCCGCTACTCTAACCAATTTAACAAAATTAACAAAGCCGGGAGGAGGAATTTCAATGAATCACAAGCCGGATGACTGAAAAATCAACAACCGGCCGGACAGAAACTTCATTTTTTAAGTGATAAAGAAAGGTCATTTAATCGGCTCTACCTATCGGTGCTGCCACACCGGCTGCCACATAGGGGATCACTTGCTGGATCACTTCACCTATATCCATTTTGCGGTCAAAATCATTCGCGGCGATATCCATCAGGGCATCGCTTGATGACATAGTAAACACTATAGTGCCCATAGTGAAATGCAAACGCCAGAACATATCTTCCGGCGTCAGCTCGGGATAAGCCTTTTGTACCGCATCAACGAAATAAGAGATCACATTGGGGTATTGGGTAGTTAAAAACCAACGTAAAAACCCCTGGCTATCGGTATAACCCCTGCCCAACAATTGCAGAAAATTACTGGTACCGTTTTCCTGGAAATCGTTTAAGGAAAGTAAAGGTTCGACAAAAGCCGAAAAAACCTGGATCAGACTGGGTTGTTCCCGCTGGCAACATACCGCTTCCAGCGCCGACTCCAGCCGCGGAGACAATTCATTCATATAGCGGGACATAACCGCCTTGATCAGCTCTTTTTTAGAGCCAAAGTGATAATTCACCGCCGCAAGGTTCACTTCAGCCCGGCTCGTTATCTCCCTTAGCGAGGTGCCATTAAAGCCTTTATCTGCAAACAACTGCTCAGCCGCATCTAAAATTTTATTTTTTGTACTCATATGCTTTCAGGCACCATTACAACATCATTAAAACAAACGGTTTAAACATATGTTTAAAATAGCCTAAACCGGTTCACAAGGTCAATAACACTTGCTGAAGAAAAATTATCGAACACATTTTCCTGGATTATCCACAGACAATAACTGAATCGTAAATTATCGGAAATTATTTTGCATTTAAATGAACTTTCCCCCTAATACTTGCTCAAACAGTCATTAGCCTATGTGCTTAAACATTTCCTCCCTGGCTCTGTGACCTGATCTGTCAATCACCACCGAGCCTTTTTTTTGCCGTGAATTTGTTCTAAAAGTCGCTGTTTTTATTTTGCCGCTATTGTTTGCACCTCCGGTCAGTGCCCCTCAACGACAATTATCAGCATTTCCCCGCAAATTCCTTGTTATCACAGAACAATTTAATATAATCTTGCCACCTTACAGGATCACAAAAATTACAACAAATTATGAAAACTAAAGCATTTAAATTAACCGGTGTTGCCCTGTTAGTGGCCGCAACACTTACCGGCTGTAACCAGACCACCTCCAGCGCATCAGCGCCCCAGGCCGACCAGGCCCAGGTGAAGAAAACCTTAACCGCCAAAGACGCCGACAGTTTTCTGGCCCGTGTCAGCGACGAAATGGTGCGCTTAAACCTGGAAGGTGCCCGTGCGGAATGGATTTATCAGAACTTTATCACCGAAGATACCGCCGCCCTTTCCTCCGCCGCCAACCAAAAGTCCACCGAAGCCGGTGTACGTTTTGCCATGGAAGCCGCCAAGTTTGATGATGTGCAGGTAACGCCGGACCAGCGCCGTAAACTTAACTTTTTAAAGCAAAGCCTGGTGATCCCCGCCCCTCAGGATTCGGCCAAATCGGCTGAACTGGCCAAAATTGGCGCCGAGCTTGGCAGCCTTTACGGTAAAGGCACCTATACCACCAAAGCCGGTGAAAAATTAAGCCTGGGCGATATGACAGCGATCATGGCCACCTCACGTGATTACGATGAACTACTGGAATTATGGCAGGGATGGCGTGAAGTCAGCCCGCCGATGAAAGACTTATATACCCGCCAGGCGGAGTTGGCCAATGAAGGGGCCAAAGGCCTGGGTTACCAGGACTTAGGCATAATGTGGCGCTCTAACTACGACATGTCTCCCAATGAATTTGCCAATGAACTTGACCGTTTATGGGGCCAGGTAAAACCTCTGTACGATGACTTACATTGTTATGTCCGCTCTGAGCTGGGTGAAAAATACGGCACAGACAAGGTACCGCAAGACGGCCCAATCCCTGCCCATTTATTAGGTAACATGTGGGCACAAACCTGGGGCAACATTTATGATCAGGTTGCTCCGGAAAATGCCGATCCGGGATACGATGTTACCAAGCAATTAGCCGTTCATGGCTATGACGAAAAGCAAATGGTTAAAGGGGCAGAAAACTTCTTTACTTCCCTTGGCTTTGAACCTCTGCCGGAAACCTTCTGGCAACGTTCGCTCTTTACCAAGCCGGCAGACCGTGATGTCGTGTGCCACGCTTCTGCCTGGGACTTAGACGCCAAAGACGATATCCGTATCAAGATGTGTATCCAGCGCACCGGTGAAGAATTCTCGGTGATCCATCACGAGCTGGGGCATAACTTCTACCAGCGCGCCTACCAGAACCAGCCGGTATTCTACCAAAACAGCGCCAACGACGGCTTCCATGAAGCCATCGGTGATACCATAGCCCTGTCTGTAACGCCGAAATACCTGAAAGAAATCGGCCTGATCGACACAATTCCGGATGAGTCTAAAGATATCGGCCTGCTGATGAAAATGGCGCTGGATAAAGTCGCCTTCTTACCTTTCGGCCTGCTGGTTGACCAATGGCGCTGGAAAGTATTTTCCGGTGAGATCACCCCGGAAAACTACAACACCGCCTGGTGGGAACTGCGTGAGAAATACCAGGGCGTAAGCGCACCGGTTGCCCGTGATAAAGACGCCTTCGATCCGGGGGCCAAATATCACGTACCTGCGAATACCCCTTATTCCCGCTACTTCCTGGCGCATATCCAGCAGTTCGAATTCCACCGCGCCTTGTGTGAAATTTCCGGGAATACCGATCCTATCCACCGTTGTTCTATCTATAACAACAAGGATGCCGGTAAAGCCCTTAATACCGTATTAGAAATGGGCTCTAGCATGCCATGGCAGCAAGCCTACAAGGTATTGACCGGCAATGAGCAAATGGATGCCACCGCCATTTTAGACTACTTTGCCCCGCTGCACGCCTGGTTAAAAGAGAAAAACAAAGGCAAACAATGCGGTTTTTAAGCTAAACCTTAACGGTTAACTTTTCTAAGCCCTTCATTAGCAATAATGAGGGGCTTATTTTTAAGCGAGTACCAAGTTTTCCCGATATCAGCACCCTATTTCCCCATATGGGAACTTAAATAC
This genomic window from Thalassomonas viridans contains:
- a CDS encoding M2 family metallopeptidase, which encodes MKTKAFKLTGVALLVAATLTGCNQTTSSASAPQADQAQVKKTLTAKDADSFLARVSDEMVRLNLEGARAEWIYQNFITEDTAALSSAANQKSTEAGVRFAMEAAKFDDVQVTPDQRRKLNFLKQSLVIPAPQDSAKSAELAKIGAELGSLYGKGTYTTKAGEKLSLGDMTAIMATSRDYDELLELWQGWREVSPPMKDLYTRQAELANEGAKGLGYQDLGIMWRSNYDMSPNEFANELDRLWGQVKPLYDDLHCYVRSELGEKYGTDKVPQDGPIPAHLLGNMWAQTWGNIYDQVAPENADPGYDVTKQLAVHGYDEKQMVKGAENFFTSLGFEPLPETFWQRSLFTKPADRDVVCHASAWDLDAKDDIRIKMCIQRTGEEFSVIHHELGHNFYQRAYQNQPVFYQNSANDGFHEAIGDTIALSVTPKYLKEIGLIDTIPDESKDIGLLMKMALDKVAFLPFGLLVDQWRWKVFSGEITPENYNTAWWELREKYQGVSAPVARDKDAFDPGAKYHVPANTPYSRYFLAHIQQFEFHRALCEISGNTDPIHRCSIYNNKDAGKALNTVLEMGSSMPWQQAYKVLTGNEQMDATAILDYFAPLHAWLKEKNKGKQCGF
- a CDS encoding TetR/AcrR family transcriptional regulator; protein product: MSTKNKILDAAEQLFADKGFNGTSLREITSRAEVNLAAVNYHFGSKKELIKAVMSRYMNELSPRLESALEAVCCQREQPSLIQVFSAFVEPLLSLNDFQENGTSNFLQLLGRGYTDSQGFLRWFLTTQYPNVISYFVDAVQKAYPELTPEDMFWRLHFTMGTIVFTMSSSDALMDIAANDFDRKMDIGEVIQQVIPYVAAGVAAPIGRAD